CAGATTCTCTGCGAGTTGCTCAGGACGCGATGCTCCCAGAATCACGCAGTCGCTCACCGTATGATGCAGCAGCCAGTTCAAAGCGAGACTCACAACGGAACGCCCGGCTTTCTTCGCGATCGACTGCAACTTCTCCACCGCAGCAAAGTCCTCCGGATGCCAGTAGCGGTCCTGGTACAACTTGTTATTGTCGAAGCGTGTGCCGGGTGTGACGGACTGGATGTGATGCTTGCCCGTGAGCAATCCGCCGGCGAGTGGGTTGTAGACGATGTTCGACAGGCCAAAGTGCTTCGTCATGGGAAGCCACTCCTGCTCGATTCCCCGCGCGAGCAGGTTGTACATCGGCTGCGTGATCACTGCGGGTTTGTAGCTCTTCTTCTCGGCAATACACAGCATTTCGGTTTGCTGCCACGCGGCGTAGTTGGAGGTGCCCGCATAACGAATCTTGCCCTGTCCGGCTAGAGACTCCAGCGCCTCCAGTGTTTCCTCAATTGGAACTGCATAATCGGGAAAGTGGAGATAATAAATATCGACATAATCCGTCTGCAGCCGTTTGAGACTCTCATCGATTGCGCGATAGATAGCCCGCTTGGAGAGGCCGCTCTCGTCTAGACCCTCTCCCATTTTGAAGCGAACTTTCGTGGCCAGGATCTGCCTGTCGCGTTTCCCTTTTAAAGCCACCCCCAACATGCTTTCCGCCACGCCAACCTGGTACATATTGGCGGTGTCGAAGAAATTGATTTCTGCTTCGATGCATTGATCGACCATCCGATTGCAGGTCTGCTGATCGGCGGGCTTGCCGAAAGTCATGGTGCCGAAGCACAAGCGGGAAACTCTCAGATCAGTCCGGTTGAGCTGCTTGAAATCCATTAGGCCGAAGTGCTCGCTTTCCGATTTTGAATGGCGGCGGTCGCCTGCTTGAGGATGGATTGGGCTCCGATCCGCAAACAGGCGACATCGTTGCCACAGAAAAGTATGTCCACGCCCTGATCGGCCCAGAACTGCACGTCAGGCAGCGGACTGCCGACTGCAATTAATTTTCCGTGCTGTCTGGCGCTGCGAATGCACGTCTGCGCTGCCGCGACGACTTTTGCGTGAGTCGTCTGGCCCGGGACTCCGAGACTTGAAGACAGATCGGCCGGTCCCAAGAAAATATCAATTCCCGGAATGGCACAGAGTTCATCGGCGCGAGCGACGGCTTCTGCGGTTTCAATCTGGATCATCAAGCTGAGTTCCGCATTCAGCTTCTGCTGCGCCTGGGGCAGGCTCTCGACCATGCCGTAGTCGAGTGCGCGGGGAACGCTGAAGTAACCGCGTGCGCCTTCTGGACGAAAGCGGGCGTGCTGGATGAAGTCATGGACAATCTCCGGCGAATCCGCCATTGGAAGATCGATCATGTCGGGCCCGCACTCCGCCGCTTTCAATACATTCTCGCGGCGGTTGTCAGCAATGCGGATCATCGTCAGCATGCCGCTTCCGGAAGCGATGCGGCAAAGATCGGCGGCTTGCGCAAAGGTGATGAAGGCATGCTCCATTTCGATCCAGAGCACACGAAAGCCGAGCTTAGCCGCGATCTCCACAAAAATTGGATCGTAGAAGTAGGCCGCAATACCCAACAACGGCGCGCCCTGCTCTTTCACCGCTCGCGCGATTCGCGGCATCACTCAGCTCCTGAGATCATGATCGTCGACGCTGAGTGACAAGCAAAGCACGAATTGGTAATGTTCGATGCGCCTGAGATTGTTCGTTTCATTCAGTACAACCTGGCGATTCTTATGAGTAATTGCAGAGGATACAAGATTTAGTCACGAACTTACGTTCCCTAAATGACCGAACAGCGGTGGTTGCGGATTCTCTCTATCTCATTCGTGATGTACACGATCGCCTATATTGATCGCACCAATGTTTCCATGGCGCTGCCTGCGATGAGCGCCGAACTCCACATGGACCCGCGGCAGGCGGGCGACGCCGTGGGAGTTTTCTTCTGGGGATACCTGCTCCTGCAAATGCCCGCCGGATACCTGGCGCAACACTGGAGCGCGAAACGAGTCGTGGGGATTCTTCTGGTCGCGTGGGGCGTGTGCTCCGTCGCGACGGGCCTGGTTCAGTCAGCAGCGCAATTCTGGATGATGAGACTCGTGCTTGGACTGGCAGAAGGAGGAGTTTGGCCTGCGGTCCTTGTTCTGGTCGCGCACTGGTTTCCTCGTGCGGAACGAGCGCGGGCGAATGCTTACTGGATGCTGTGTCTTCCGCTCTCCGTTGTGATTTCGTCTCCGCTCTCCGGGTGGCTGCTTACGCATTGGAACTGGCGGGTGCTCTTGGTGGTCGAAGGCGCTTTGCCGTTCTTGTG
The sequence above is drawn from the Acidobacteriota bacterium genome and encodes:
- a CDS encoding aldo/keto reductase; this translates as MDFKQLNRTDLRVSRLCFGTMTFGKPADQQTCNRMVDQCIEAEINFFDTANMYQVGVAESMLGVALKGKRDRQILATKVRFKMGEGLDESGLSKRAIYRAIDESLKRLQTDYVDIYYLHFPDYAVPIEETLEALESLAGQGKIRYAGTSNYAAWQQTEMLCIAEKKSYKPAVITQPMYNLLARGIEQEWLPMTKHFGLSNIVYNPLAGGLLTGKHHIQSVTPGTRFDNNKLYQDRYWHPEDFAAVEKLQSIAKKAGRSVVSLALNWLLHHTVSDCVILGASRPEQLAENLAACKEGPLPDEVVKACDDVWNELRGPVPAYNR